From a region of the Pectobacterium aquaticum genome:
- a CDS encoding carbohydrate ABC transporter permease codes for MSILSPRTKRWLTPWLFLAPALIVFTWFKFIPMVQGMVMSFYQINFGQPDNWVGLANFSRIVNDGDLHDATLNTLLNVVVTALASAFIAFFIAIVLEGPARHLRFIRTAIFLPAITSAAIVAEMWKIMFNPTPNGVINHMLSWFSIDAQGFLTDPHQAMPMVMLLQIWKAVPYNMVIFIAGLATINRELYDAANVDGASRWNRLRYVTLPGLIPAISVIIMLSFIRGFRVFAEIYASTGGGPSGSTEVVMTQIYKAGFVQFDYGYASAVSFVLFIFTVLLTLIHFAVKKRYVKY; via the coding sequence ATGAGCATCCTTTCCCCACGTACTAAACGCTGGTTAACGCCTTGGCTGTTTCTGGCTCCGGCATTGATCGTTTTTACCTGGTTTAAATTCATTCCAATGGTGCAGGGCATGGTGATGAGTTTTTATCAGATCAACTTTGGTCAGCCCGATAATTGGGTCGGGCTGGCAAACTTTTCACGCATAGTGAACGACGGCGATCTCCATGATGCCACGCTCAACACCTTGCTTAACGTGGTAGTGACCGCGCTGGCGTCAGCATTTATTGCTTTCTTTATCGCCATTGTGTTGGAAGGGCCAGCACGGCATTTGCGTTTTATCCGTACTGCGATTTTCCTGCCAGCGATCACTAGTGCGGCTATCGTGGCAGAAATGTGGAAAATTATGTTCAACCCTACGCCCAACGGCGTGATCAACCATATGTTGTCATGGTTTAGCATTGATGCGCAGGGCTTTCTCACCGATCCGCACCAGGCTATGCCGATGGTGATGCTGCTGCAAATTTGGAAAGCGGTGCCATACAACATGGTGATCTTCATTGCTGGGCTTGCCACCATCAACCGCGAACTGTATGACGCGGCCAACGTTGACGGTGCCAGCCGCTGGAATCGCCTACGCTATGTGACGTTGCCGGGGCTGATTCCCGCGATTTCGGTCATCATCATGCTCTCCTTCATTCGCGGTTTTCGCGTGTTTGCCGAAATCTACGCTTCTACCGGGGGCGGACCGTCAGGCTCGACAGAAGTCGTGATGACACAAATATATAAAGCCGGGTTCGTTCAGTTTGATTACGGCTATGCCTCGGCGGTGTCGTTTGTGCTGTTCATCTTTACCGTGTTGCTGACGTTGATTCATTTTGCCGTCAAGAAACGTTACGTGAAGTATTAA
- a CDS encoding DeoR/GlpR family DNA-binding transcription regulator — MDIAVDPTLTDAFRMSGDKVKGQSRLDQIMDYLKSHNLVTVDELVSVIDASPATIRRDLIKLDEQGVISRSHGGVTLNRFIPSQPTTNEKLHRSLQEKQAIARYAATLVKPGSAVVLDAGTTMLELARNLTHLPLRVITADLQIALFLSEFKQIEVTIIGGRIDDSSQSCIGEHGRRLLRSIYPDIAFISCNSWSLDKGVTTPTEEKAGIKQDLGANASRRILLADSSKYGAYSLFCVTPLSELTDIITDSALAFEVQQQLNAQPFQLHLV; from the coding sequence ATGGATATCGCCGTGGATCCTACATTAACTGATGCTTTCCGCATGAGCGGGGATAAAGTAAAAGGGCAGAGCCGTCTTGATCAGATTATGGATTATCTGAAAAGCCATAATCTGGTGACAGTCGATGAACTGGTGTCCGTGATCGACGCTTCCCCAGCGACGATTCGTCGTGATTTGATCAAACTGGATGAGCAGGGCGTGATTAGCCGCAGTCATGGCGGCGTGACGCTCAATCGTTTTATCCCTTCCCAGCCGACCACGAATGAGAAATTACATCGTAGCCTTCAAGAAAAGCAGGCGATAGCCCGCTATGCCGCGACGCTGGTTAAACCGGGCAGTGCGGTCGTGCTGGATGCGGGAACGACCATGCTGGAGCTGGCGCGAAACCTGACACATTTGCCGCTGCGCGTGATTACCGCCGATTTGCAAATTGCGCTGTTTCTGTCTGAGTTCAAGCAGATCGAAGTGACGATTATCGGTGGACGTATTGATGACAGCAGCCAGTCCTGCATCGGCGAACATGGCCGCCGTCTGTTACGCAGCATTTACCCCGATATCGCGTTTATCAGCTGCAACTCGTGGAGTCTGGACAAAGGCGTCACCACGCCGACGGAAGAGAAAGCGGGCATAAAACAAGATCTCGGCGCGAATGCAAGCCGCCGGATACTGCTGGCCGACAGCAGTAAATACGGTGCGTATTCGTTGTTCTGCGTCACGCCCCTGTCGGAACTCACCGATATCATCACCGACAGCGCGTTAGCGTTTGAGGTGCAGCAGCAGCTCAACGCACAACCTTTTCAACTGCATCTTGTTTAA
- a CDS encoding ABC transporter substrate-binding protein codes for MKKIVAKVVATALLAGSSLAVHAADELNVWIRANNNARVIYEQEAAAFEKQTGIKVSYFSASTDFEQRLARAAVGNTLPDLIINDAAYMGQLIQLNVVDAIEPSQLSYGKDLQPVALNSLKFGDGKYYGIPTSVQASALYIRKDWREKLGLPQPKTWDDLKALAKAFTEKDPDGNGKNDTYGFGLPGSATRGYTSWILSSFIWQAGGEFVSRQGDAFKASLDDKGVVDAVTFMRGMVCDKVVQPGAINAVTSDISNAFRSGQVGMVLSGPYSMPVFSNEPGPDKFEVVKPPRGPVSNASLAEGEAIFLVKSSKQKAQALKFIDFFISQEGQKIGTAVGTPNEPIVRLPVNKTVDANAIYQDQRWGVFAEQYASDGHYVPAVPNWTPIRQVTADGFNKILSNCQSDIPTELKQLNEKVNIELGKQKVLAK; via the coding sequence ATGAAAAAAATAGTAGCCAAGGTAGTTGCGACCGCGCTGTTGGCGGGAAGCTCGTTGGCGGTTCACGCCGCTGACGAACTGAATGTCTGGATCCGGGCCAACAACAACGCCCGCGTCATCTATGAACAAGAAGCAGCAGCGTTTGAGAAGCAAACCGGTATCAAAGTGAGCTACTTCAGTGCCAGCACTGACTTTGAACAGCGTCTGGCTCGTGCAGCCGTGGGCAATACACTACCGGATCTGATCATCAATGATGCGGCTTACATGGGGCAGTTGATTCAATTAAACGTGGTAGATGCTATTGAGCCAAGTCAGTTGTCCTATGGGAAGGATCTACAACCCGTGGCGTTGAACAGCCTGAAATTTGGTGATGGTAAATACTACGGTATTCCGACGTCGGTGCAGGCCTCCGCACTCTATATTCGCAAAGACTGGCGTGAAAAGCTTGGGTTACCGCAGCCGAAAACGTGGGATGATCTGAAGGCGCTTGCGAAAGCTTTTACTGAAAAGGATCCCGATGGCAACGGTAAAAATGATACCTACGGTTTTGGCCTACCGGGTTCCGCTACGCGTGGTTATACCAGTTGGATCCTCTCTTCCTTTATTTGGCAGGCGGGGGGCGAATTTGTGAGCCGTCAAGGTGATGCTTTCAAAGCCTCACTGGATGATAAAGGCGTGGTCGATGCCGTAACCTTCATGCGTGGCATGGTGTGTGACAAAGTGGTTCAGCCGGGGGCTATCAACGCGGTGACCTCTGATATTTCCAACGCCTTCCGCTCTGGTCAGGTTGGTATGGTGCTGTCTGGCCCATACAGTATGCCCGTGTTCTCTAATGAGCCAGGTCCGGATAAGTTTGAAGTGGTAAAACCGCCGCGTGGTCCGGTCAGCAACGCTAGCCTGGCGGAAGGCGAAGCTATCTTCCTGGTAAAAAGCAGCAAGCAAAAAGCACAGGCGCTGAAGTTCATCGACTTCTTTATCTCGCAGGAAGGGCAGAAGATCGGTACTGCTGTCGGCACGCCTAACGAACCGATCGTTCGTTTGCCGGTGAATAAAACGGTGGATGCCAATGCGATTTATCAGGATCAACGTTGGGGCGTATTTGCTGAGCAGTATGCCTCTGATGGTCACTATGTGCCTGCCGTGCCGAACTGGACGCCAATTCGTCAGGTAACTGCCGATGGTTTCAACAAAATCCTGTCCAATTGCCAGTCTGATATTCCAACTGAGCTGAAACAGCTCAATGAAAAAGTGAATATTGAACTGGGTAAACAAAAAGTTTTAGCAAAATAA
- a CDS encoding ROK family protein, with product MLSLGIDIGGSKIEAVVLNAAGEVVYLQRYATEKQSYESFFHRLCQVIEEVRKALQQPFTIGICLPGTVEASNRCIKNSNILVINQQPLPAMLEAYVKQPIAISNDANCFTLSEAIDGAGRGYDTVFGVILGTGCGGGIAIHQRVLDGRNRCAGELGHNALPRYTPEYDGPAVSCYCGQSNCIESFVSGTGLAQRYNHFNGTTLSAREIMDAVEFKESNALAYFQRYQDQLARALASVVNLLDPDVIVLGGGLSNSEAIYTDLGDRIARYVFSNTFMTPIVQARYGDSSGVRGAAWLGAKAGYPMPDDETL from the coding sequence ATGTTAAGTTTGGGCATTGATATCGGCGGGTCTAAAATCGAGGCCGTTGTGCTGAACGCAGCGGGCGAAGTCGTCTATCTACAGCGCTATGCCACAGAAAAGCAGAGCTATGAATCTTTCTTTCACCGTCTGTGCCAAGTGATTGAAGAGGTGCGGAAAGCCCTTCAGCAGCCTTTTACCATTGGCATCTGCCTACCCGGCACGGTAGAAGCCAGTAACCGCTGTATCAAGAACTCCAATATTTTGGTGATTAATCAGCAACCGCTGCCAGCTATGTTGGAGGCATACGTAAAGCAACCCATCGCCATTAGCAACGATGCCAACTGTTTCACGCTCTCTGAGGCTATCGACGGAGCGGGCCGAGGCTACGATACCGTATTCGGTGTCATTCTCGGCACCGGTTGCGGCGGTGGTATCGCTATTCATCAGCGGGTACTGGATGGCCGTAATCGCTGTGCAGGTGAGCTGGGTCACAATGCGCTGCCACGCTATACGCCGGAGTATGACGGCCCAGCGGTCAGTTGCTATTGTGGGCAAAGCAACTGTATTGAATCGTTTGTCTCTGGTACCGGTTTAGCCCAACGCTACAACCACTTTAATGGTACTACGCTGAGCGCCAGAGAAATTATGGATGCAGTCGAATTCAAAGAGAGCAACGCGCTGGCTTACTTTCAGCGTTATCAGGATCAACTCGCACGTGCATTGGCCAGTGTGGTCAACCTGCTCGATCCCGACGTGATCGTGCTGGGCGGCGGGTTATCAAATAGCGAAGCTATTTATACCGATCTTGGCGATCGTATTGCCCGCTACGTGTTTAGCAATACCTTTATGACGCCTATCGTACAAGCCAGATACGGCGACAGTAGCGGTGTGCGCGGCGCTGCCTGGCTCGGTGCAAAAGCCGGTTACCCCATGCCGGACGATGAAACGTTGTGA
- a CDS encoding ABC transporter ATP-binding protein → MGSVILKNVSKSFDNTKIIRDVSLEIPDGKFCVLVGPSGCGKSTLLRLIAGLEEVTEGEVHINGLNVTEQEPKLRDIAMVFQSYALYPQMTVRENMGFALKLAKMPKKEINQKVDDVAVLLGLEKLLDRLPKELSGGQRQRVAMGRAIVRNPQVFLFDEPLSNLDAKLRTQVRAEIRELHQRLHTTSVYVTHDQIEAMTMGEMIVVLRDGVIEQVGSPLDLYDRPANRFVAGFIGSPEINQLSGWAVEHQGTCVLQLDEHTQMPVPQDVTVTVGQQIVYAVRPEHFEWVEEGNNTIAATVETVENTGSDLHVFCLLSDHRRITVSQKTRLMLQAGDRVYLRPKANTVHVFDQASGKRLNA, encoded by the coding sequence ATGGGTTCTGTCATTCTTAAAAACGTCAGCAAATCTTTTGATAACACGAAAATCATTCGTGATGTGTCACTGGAGATCCCAGACGGGAAGTTCTGCGTGCTGGTTGGCCCCAGCGGTTGCGGTAAATCGACCTTATTACGCTTAATCGCGGGTTTGGAAGAGGTGACTGAGGGGGAGGTTCACATCAATGGTCTGAATGTGACCGAACAGGAACCCAAATTGCGTGATATCGCTATGGTGTTCCAAAGCTACGCCCTCTATCCGCAAATGACAGTGCGGGAAAATATGGGCTTTGCACTTAAATTAGCAAAGATGCCGAAAAAAGAGATCAACCAGAAGGTGGATGACGTTGCCGTCCTGCTTGGGTTGGAAAAATTGCTCGACCGTTTGCCGAAAGAGTTGTCTGGTGGCCAACGTCAGCGTGTGGCGATGGGACGTGCGATTGTGCGCAACCCACAGGTGTTTTTGTTCGATGAGCCGCTCTCCAATCTGGATGCCAAACTGCGTACTCAGGTACGGGCGGAAATTCGTGAACTGCACCAGCGTCTACATACGACATCGGTTTATGTTACGCACGATCAAATTGAAGCCATGACCATGGGCGAAATGATTGTGGTGCTGCGTGATGGCGTGATTGAACAAGTAGGGTCGCCACTCGATCTGTACGATCGCCCTGCCAACCGTTTTGTGGCGGGATTTATTGGCTCTCCTGAGATTAACCAATTGTCCGGCTGGGCGGTTGAACATCAGGGCACCTGCGTGTTGCAACTGGATGAACATACCCAAATGCCCGTGCCGCAAGATGTGACGGTTACTGTAGGCCAACAAATCGTCTATGCAGTACGCCCTGAACACTTTGAATGGGTGGAAGAGGGCAATAACACGATCGCGGCTACGGTCGAAACGGTGGAAAATACCGGCAGTGACCTGCATGTTTTTTGCTTGTTGAGCGATCATCGCCGCATCACTGTCAGCCAGAAAACACGCCTGATGCTGCAAGCGGGCGATCGGGTTTATCTGCGTCCTAAAGCCAATACGGTTCATGTTTTTGATCAAGCCAGCGGCAAACGTCTTAATGCCTAA
- a CDS encoding carbohydrate ABC transporter permease, which produces MKMKLWDRIGCGIIYAAVLIVFVGPFIGIVMTAFSGATVKPGELVLWPSHFTLENFRRAWFEVGVWKFLFNSLVVVAFGLILQVGVSALAAYALSRKKFRGASVVGLIILSTMMLPEEVIAIPLYVIINWKLPVLDASIANSYMGMILPIVGWAFSIFVLSEFMSAIPKDLEDAARVDGASEWQIFWNVILPLVRPALGTVVIFGFIMIWDQYLLPLIVVNQESMYTIQVMLRVLSSDENSSPNVFIAITLLAMLPSAIVYLGLQKYFNRGLMSGAVKG; this is translated from the coding sequence ATGAAAATGAAACTGTGGGATCGTATCGGTTGCGGCATTATTTATGCGGCGGTACTGATTGTTTTCGTGGGGCCGTTCATCGGTATCGTTATGACTGCGTTCAGCGGTGCGACGGTGAAACCGGGAGAACTGGTGCTGTGGCCCTCACATTTTACGTTGGAGAATTTCCGTCGCGCTTGGTTTGAGGTTGGCGTCTGGAAATTTCTGTTCAATTCGCTGGTGGTGGTGGCTTTCGGTTTGATCTTACAGGTCGGGGTGAGCGCATTGGCTGCCTACGCCCTGTCGCGCAAAAAATTTCGCGGCGCGTCCGTCGTCGGGTTGATTATCCTATCCACAATGATGTTGCCAGAAGAAGTGATCGCTATTCCGCTGTACGTCATTATCAACTGGAAGTTACCCGTGTTGGATGCCTCGATTGCCAACAGCTACATGGGCATGATCTTGCCGATTGTTGGCTGGGCCTTTTCGATTTTTGTGTTGAGTGAATTTATGTCCGCCATTCCTAAGGATCTGGAAGATGCTGCCCGCGTCGACGGGGCTTCCGAGTGGCAAATTTTCTGGAATGTGATTCTGCCTTTAGTTCGTCCCGCGCTGGGTACGGTGGTGATTTTTGGTTTCATCATGATTTGGGATCAGTATCTGCTGCCGCTGATCGTGGTGAATCAGGAGAGCATGTATACCATTCAGGTGATGTTACGTGTGCTCAGCTCGGATGAAAACAGTTCACCTAACGTCTTTATCGCGATCACCCTGCTGGCGATGTTGCCGAGCGCCATTGTCTACCTGGGACTGCAAAAATATTTCAACCGTGGGCTGATGTCTGGTGCAGTAAAAGGGTGA
- a CDS encoding LacI family DNA-binding transcriptional regulator, with protein MTKRIRIRDIAAASGVSTGAVSRALKGQPGLKEETRQRILSIAQQQGYDFTRLRTEKIRRVLFLLHRQHNITSALSFYSPLLLGVENACRQEGIALSFLALGPMDPVEEQVRLHEPDALLCAGFFEPELLAVLHKMQLPLALVDLWAPDLPSVNPDNVQGGYLATQHLIAQGRTRIAYLASSLAHYSIRQREKGYRQALYEAKLLMPPEYEAIAPPLLDTEKALTQAVEELLALPQRPDAIFAYNDSAALIAMRVCQKQGLNLPQDMAIVGFDDIDSARLAHPPLTTVAIDKAQLGHQALALLLDPERRVGAQHLAVQLVIRKSAGEE; from the coding sequence ATGACCAAGCGGATCAGGATCAGAGATATTGCCGCCGCATCCGGCGTGTCCACGGGAGCAGTGTCCCGAGCCCTAAAAGGACAGCCAGGACTAAAAGAAGAGACTCGGCAGCGCATTCTCTCTATCGCCCAGCAACAGGGTTATGATTTTACTCGATTGCGCACAGAAAAAATTCGTCGAGTCCTGTTTCTGCTACACCGTCAACACAACATCACCAGTGCATTGTCCTTCTATTCTCCACTGTTGCTCGGTGTTGAAAATGCTTGCCGCCAAGAAGGCATTGCCTTGAGTTTTCTTGCGTTAGGGCCGATGGATCCCGTCGAGGAACAAGTCAGGCTGCACGAGCCGGATGCATTACTGTGTGCAGGTTTCTTTGAGCCTGAGCTTCTGGCCGTGCTGCACAAGATGCAACTGCCTTTGGCGTTGGTGGATCTTTGGGCACCTGATTTACCCAGCGTCAACCCAGATAATGTGCAAGGCGGTTATCTGGCGACCCAGCATCTGATCGCCCAAGGCCGGACACGTATCGCCTATTTGGCAAGCAGCTTGGCTCACTACAGTATTCGCCAACGAGAAAAAGGCTACCGCCAAGCGCTATATGAAGCGAAATTGCTGATGCCCCCAGAGTATGAAGCGATCGCCCCACCATTGCTGGATACCGAAAAGGCGCTGACGCAGGCGGTGGAAGAGCTGCTGGCACTGCCGCAGCGTCCTGACGCCATTTTTGCCTATAATGATTCCGCGGCGTTGATTGCTATGCGCGTCTGTCAAAAACAAGGGCTTAATCTGCCGCAAGATATGGCAATTGTCGGGTTTGATGACATTGATTCTGCACGCTTGGCTCATCCGCCCTTAACCACAGTTGCGATTGATAAAGCACAGTTAGGTCATCAAGCACTCGCTCTCTTGCTTGACCCTGAACGGCGCGTGGGCGCTCAGCATCTCGCAGTGCAGCTAGTGATCCGTAAAAGTGCAGGTGAAGAGTAG
- a CDS encoding alpha-mannosidase, whose translation MFFTEEKLSQRLDEVAQYRLRQIQSVELAEICFDREGKNGAYPPGTEADWQPCKQGFRWQERDIYAWLKLRVTLPQGGPQYTVVGHFDFGLGVQRPDFEALLYIDGLPFHGIDQNHAQVVFPEEYQGKTLELCFRLWSGILEGKVRKHFQAFHVGNGFETAQFAVLDKPTDTLYYTTLAILQTLAVLPENDPWRIRLLTVTDAAYCLIDWRDPGSDSFYRSIADASTQLERDYAQPNKSHPVTVHCVGHTHIDVAFLWQLKHTREKCARSFSTVLRLMERYPEYTFFQSQPQLYDYIKQDYPDLYRQIKQRIKEGRWEVDGAMWVEADCNLPSGESFVRQILLGSRFMQDEFGITPHCLWLPDVFGYSWALPQILKKSGIKYFMTTKISWNEFNKMPHDTFTWRGIDGSDVLAHFITTPEAGHPRYTYNGMVNAESVQGIWDNYKDKPLNQELLLAYGYGDGGGGPTEEMLELLRRFEKMPALPAIQMGRVDDYFTRLDARLQDSNEYQHTWDGELYFESHRGTYTSQAQVKKANRQAELRYRRAEWVQVLSALTGGGWSQYRADDLTDGWKILLRNQFHDIIPGSSIAEVYQDAALEYQEAENIVADVLNESWRHLVTPRQGAVSLVNSGSWRRDDMAFIPGASDVVWHDAQGQMLLSQPVDGGSLVQVSDLPSLSGTTIYATPLETNVEENAPFVFGEGQLETPHYLIVWNEQGHLTRIYDRQYQREVLADHGNVLTVYEDKPLKYDAWDIEIFYFQKQRPVTELESVRVVEQGALRCSIEFIWRYHHSRVVQQMQVYSQLRRIDFHTRVDWQDFNQLLKVVFPVAVRATEATYDVQFGNVKRPTTWNTTWDAARFESVAHQWADLSEYGYGVSLLNDCKYGHAIKDNVMQLTLIKSAVSPDAHADRGEHEFTYALLPHAGDWRDAAVAQQAFSLNEPLQVLPGEWREAANGVIRCDHPFVALDAIKKAEQSEWVIVRLHEFAGGRQQLTLESSLPIREWRECDLLEAPESGKTPQQGPLTLTFAPYEIKTVAICFAHADTAV comes from the coding sequence ATGTTTTTTACCGAGGAAAAGTTAAGCCAGCGCTTGGACGAAGTAGCCCAATATCGATTGCGACAGATTCAATCGGTAGAGCTGGCGGAGATTTGCTTTGATCGTGAAGGAAAAAACGGTGCTTACCCACCGGGCACCGAGGCTGACTGGCAGCCCTGTAAACAGGGATTCCGCTGGCAGGAACGGGATATTTATGCCTGGCTGAAATTACGTGTAACGTTGCCACAGGGAGGCCCGCAATACACTGTCGTCGGGCATTTTGATTTTGGCTTGGGCGTGCAACGGCCTGACTTTGAAGCTCTGCTGTATATTGACGGTCTGCCGTTTCATGGCATCGATCAAAACCATGCGCAGGTTGTTTTCCCTGAGGAATATCAGGGGAAAACCCTCGAACTTTGTTTCCGTCTTTGGTCGGGGATTCTGGAAGGTAAGGTTCGTAAACATTTTCAGGCATTCCACGTTGGGAACGGGTTTGAAACCGCGCAATTTGCCGTGTTGGATAAACCGACTGACACGCTCTATTACACCACATTGGCAATCTTGCAAACGCTGGCAGTGTTGCCGGAAAACGATCCTTGGCGTATACGATTACTAACGGTCACTGATGCTGCCTACTGCCTGATTGATTGGCGGGATCCCGGTAGTGACAGTTTTTACCGCTCCATTGCTGATGCTTCCACTCAGTTGGAGCGTGACTATGCGCAACCCAACAAGTCACACCCGGTGACGGTGCATTGCGTCGGGCATACGCACATCGACGTCGCCTTTTTATGGCAACTTAAACACACACGTGAAAAATGCGCTCGTTCATTCTCCACGGTGCTGCGCTTGATGGAACGCTATCCTGAATACACCTTCTTCCAGTCTCAGCCCCAGTTGTATGACTACATTAAACAGGATTACCCCGATCTTTATCGTCAAATAAAACAGCGCATCAAAGAAGGGCGCTGGGAAGTGGACGGGGCAATGTGGGTTGAAGCGGATTGTAACTTACCCTCGGGTGAGTCTTTTGTGCGCCAGATTCTTCTGGGTAGTCGCTTTATGCAGGATGAATTTGGCATCACGCCACACTGCCTATGGCTGCCTGATGTTTTCGGTTATTCGTGGGCACTGCCACAAATTCTGAAAAAAAGCGGCATCAAATACTTCATGACCACGAAGATAAGTTGGAATGAATTCAATAAGATGCCACATGATACGTTTACCTGGCGTGGTATTGACGGTAGCGATGTGTTGGCACACTTCATCACTACCCCAGAAGCTGGTCATCCTCGTTATACCTATAACGGCATGGTGAATGCGGAATCGGTACAAGGTATTTGGGACAACTATAAAGACAAACCGCTCAATCAGGAATTACTGCTGGCCTACGGCTATGGTGACGGTGGCGGCGGCCCAACGGAAGAGATGCTGGAGTTGTTACGCCGCTTTGAAAAAATGCCGGCACTACCTGCAATTCAGATGGGGCGTGTGGATGATTACTTTACCCGCCTTGATGCGCGCTTGCAGGACAGTAATGAATACCAACACACCTGGGACGGTGAACTCTATTTTGAAAGCCATCGTGGTACCTACACCAGTCAGGCTCAAGTGAAAAAGGCCAACCGTCAGGCCGAGTTACGCTACCGTCGAGCAGAGTGGGTTCAGGTGCTGAGCGCCTTGACAGGTGGGGGCTGGTCACAGTATCGCGCTGACGATTTGACTGACGGTTGGAAAATCCTGCTGCGCAATCAGTTCCACGACATCATTCCTGGTTCCTCGATTGCTGAGGTGTATCAGGATGCGGCGTTGGAGTATCAGGAGGCAGAAAATATCGTCGCTGACGTGCTTAATGAAAGCTGGCGTCACTTGGTGACGCCGCGTCAGGGTGCGGTGAGCTTAGTGAACAGCGGCTCCTGGAGGCGCGACGATATGGCCTTTATTCCTGGAGCTAGCGATGTGGTATGGCATGATGCGCAAGGACAAATGCTGTTATCGCAGCCGGTGGATGGCGGAAGCCTGGTGCAGGTAAGTGATTTGCCTTCGCTGTCAGGTACGACGATCTACGCTACGCCGTTGGAAACGAATGTCGAAGAAAATGCCCCGTTTGTGTTCGGTGAAGGTCAATTGGAAACGCCACACTACCTGATTGTCTGGAATGAACAGGGCCATTTGACGCGTATTTACGACCGACAGTATCAGCGTGAGGTCTTGGCGGATCACGGCAACGTATTGACGGTATATGAAGATAAACCATTGAAATACGACGCCTGGGATATCGAAATTTTCTACTTCCAGAAACAGCGCCCAGTGACCGAATTGGAATCAGTACGCGTTGTTGAACAAGGTGCCTTGCGCTGCTCCATTGAATTTATATGGCGTTATCATCACAGTCGCGTGGTACAGCAGATGCAGGTTTATAGCCAACTGCGCCGTATCGATTTCCATACCCGTGTCGACTGGCAAGACTTTAATCAACTCCTCAAGGTGGTTTTCCCCGTGGCGGTGCGTGCCACAGAGGCCACCTATGACGTCCAGTTTGGTAACGTTAAACGACCCACAACCTGGAACACCACCTGGGACGCTGCGCGCTTCGAGAGCGTGGCACACCAGTGGGCCGATCTTTCGGAGTACGGCTATGGCGTTAGCCTGCTGAATGACTGCAAGTACGGTCATGCCATCAAAGATAACGTGATGCAACTGACGCTGATCAAATCTGCGGTTAGTCCAGATGCTCACGCCGATCGCGGCGAACATGAGTTTACTTATGCGCTGCTGCCACATGCCGGAGACTGGCGTGATGCTGCCGTGGCACAACAGGCCTTCTCGCTCAATGAACCATTGCAGGTATTGCCGGGAGAATGGCGAGAAGCAGCAAATGGTGTGATTCGCTGCGATCATCCTTTTGTTGCGTTGGATGCGATTAAGAAAGCAGAACAAAGCGAGTGGGTTATCGTGCGGCTGCATGAGTTTGCCGGTGGGCGGCAGCAGCTCACGCTTGAGAGCTCGCTGCCTATCCGCGAGTGGAGGGAATGCGATCTGTTGGAAGCGCCAGAAAGCGGGAAAACGCCACAGCAGGGACCGCTGACATTGACGTTCGCACCTTATGAGATTAAGACGGTGGCCATCTGTTTTGCCCATGCCGATACCGCAGTCTGA